The Candidatus Binatota bacterium genome segment GCAGGCAGCGCAGGACCGACCCCGGTGTGCCCGAGGAATGCCCGGTCTACGAGCTGCACGAAATCTATTCCAGCGAAGAGGAGCGCAAGGAGGTTTCGGAGGGCTGTCGCAGCGCTTCTATCGGCTGCCTGGACTGCAAGAAGATAATGATTGGCCACGTGCTCGAACAGTTGCGTCCGATACGTGAGCGTCGTGAAAAACTTGCTACTAGCAGTGGGCTGGCCGACGAGGTGCTCGCCGCCGGAAATGAACGTGCCCGGCAGAAAGCGGAGAGTACGATGACCAGGGTACGGGCGGTGATGGGGTTGGCATGAAAGTAGACTCCTACAGGGTTAACATGGATGCCTTCGAGGGGCCCCTGGACCTCTTGCTCCACCTCGTGAAGACCAACGAGGTAGACATCTACCATCTTCCGCTCAGTGATATAACCGACCAGTACCTGGCCTACCTCGAAATGTTCGAGGAGCTGGACCTTGATGTAGCGGGGGAGTATCTCCTGATGGCCGCCACCTTGATGCACATCAAGTCGCGGTTGTTGCTGCCCCGTGACGACGAGGATGAGGAAGAAGAAGAAGATCCGGTACAGGATCTCGTAGGGCAGCTGGCCGAGTACCAGCGCTACCGCGAGGCAGCCGATACGCTGCGTGACAGGGCGTTGATTGATAGGGATGTTTTTCGCCGCGCGGCTTCACCACCGCCGCGCAACGAGGCCGAGGACCCTGGTTTTGCCCAGGTCGAACTTCCCGACCTGCTCGAGGGCCTCAGGCGCGTGCTCGCGCGCGCGGCTGCGCGCATACCCCACCTCGTGGAGTCCGAGGAGTACCACGTCGCAGACGCGGTTCGGGAAATGCTGGGTCGGCTGGACGAGGTCGAGAGCCTCACTTTTGACGAGCTGTTCGGCGACAGCCCCACCCGCGGGCTCGTTATCGCCACGTTTATCGGTCTCCTGGAGTTGATGAAGATGGGCATTATTCAGGCTATGCAGGACGAAGGGTCGCCGGAGATCCGCGTGAGCTCGACGGGGCACGATCACGACGATCGGTTGTACGCGTTGCTCGATACCTATGGACCCCGGGCCCACGAGAAAGAAGGCAACGATGCGGAAGTTGAAAAGGAGCAACAGCTTGATGGCTGAAGAAAGCACGATAGAAGAACTTAACCCTGGAGAAAGCGGGCCGGCGGATGTGTCTGCAGAAGATGTGCCGGTTGAAGAGGACGCCACGTTGAAGGGCGATGAAGCCGGGACCGGGGACGACTCGCCGTCCACTCAAGGGAGTTGGCCGGTAGACCGCCTTAAGCCACTGGTAGAGGCCCTTGTCTTTGCCTCCGGCGAAGCCATCAACGCTGGCCGCTTGGCCAAGGCCGTGCGCGGTGCCAGCAGGCAGGAGGTTACCGCGGCGCTGCAAGAGTTGCAGGCTGAGTGCGAGGCGAGGGGGGTGCGGCTGGTCGAGGTGGCTGGAGGCTGGCAGTACCGTACCGCGGCCGAGCACGCCGAGCCGGTGCGGCGCCTGTTCAAGGAGCGGCCTTATCGCTTGAGTCGAGCTGCGGTTGAGACACTCACCGTGGTAGCCTACAAGCAACCGACTACCAGGCAGGGCATAGAGGGAGTGCGCGGGGTAGACAGCGGGGGCGTGCTCGAGAACCTCGTCGAGAAACGGCTGATCCGTATCGCGGGTCGCCTGGATGTTCCGGGACGACCCCTGGTCTACGAAACTACAAAAGACTTCCTCGAGTTGTTCGGATTGAAGGACCTGGCAGCCATGCCGCGCCTGGCCGAACTTGGAGACGAAATGCTGATGTTGGCGGATAAGGCGGAGTTTGAACAAGGGGCTGCCGACGAGGCGGCGGTGCTGCCGCTGGAGCCCGGCGACGAGGTAACCGACGATGCGCCTCCTGCCGGCACGGTTTCAACCGAACAGGCGACCGAGAGCGATGACGAAATCAAAGAAACCTCTGAAAAAGACTGACCCTGCGGAGAAGGGAGGCTCTGGCGGCCGGCTGCGGCTGCACGTCTACATAGCGCGGGCTGGTATCGCCTCGCGCCGTGAAGCCGAGAAAATGATGCTCTTGGGCGATGTCACGGTCAACGGCAAGGTCATCACCGAACCCGGCAGCACGGTTCTGCCTGGAAAGGATCACGTCAAGGTTAACGGTCGGTTGATCGCGGGGCCTCACCGGCTGGAGTACTACGCTTATCACAAGCCAACCGGCTGCGTGTCGACGATGAAAGACACGCGCGGGCGTTTCTGCATCGGCGACGTGGTGCAGACCCTGGGTAGCCCGGTGGTTCCCGTGGGGAGGCTTGACCTTAACAGCAGCGGCTTGCTGCTTCTGACCAACGATGGCGAACTCGCGGTCCGTCTCATGCATCCGTCCTACGAGATCGAAAAAGTCTACCGCGTAAAAGTAAACCCGCCGCCGAAGCAGAGGCAGCTCGACAGGTTGCTCAACGGCGTGTCGCTGGGTGACGGCATGGCGAGGGCCGAGCGTATAAGGCGAGTGGGACGTGGCGAGACCAAGGTCTGGCTCGAAGTAACCGTGGCCGAGGGACGCAAGCACGTGGTTCGCAGGATGATGGAAGAGGTGGGCTTGAGGGTGGACAAACTCAAGCGCGTAGTAATGGGTCCACTCAAGCTCGGACGGCAGGTTATCGACTCGGTACGCCGCCTTGAGCACAAAGAAATCAAAGCCCTGCGGGCCGCTGCGGACCTTGACTGATTGACTTTCCCTCCACCCGGCCCTAATCAAGGTTCGCGGGGTGGAGCAGTCTGGTAGCTCGGCGGGCTCATAACCCGCAGGTCGAGGGTTCAAATCCCTCCCCCGCACCCACCCGCTCTTCCTGTCGCTTCTCTCTCGGTTTTCTCCTGGCTTTTGCGTTCGTTTGCCGGGGCAAGAAACTCAAACTCGACTCTGCAGTGGCGGCTGCTTTTACCCTGGTCAATCTTGATTCGACGGGTACCGGTTTCGATGATCCGATGGTAGTCGCCCCGGTCGGTGGCAACACGGGCACCTGGGTCGGCGAGTAGGCCACTATTTTTGCTACAAGGCCAAGGACGCGAAGACGACGCCGATGCAGGCCAAGTTCGTGAGCTCGGACATGCTGGCCAACAACGCGATGGGGCAGGGTCAGCTTACCTTCAAGAAGCCCTCGTTGCTCTGTCTGCGGACGACGCCGGTAGACATCGGTACTCCCTGGGCGAGGTCCTGGCTTGGAGGATCAGGCGGGGGGCCTGGCGTGGAGCCGGGCCCGGTCATCCCACGGCCGACAGGAGCGGAGGTAGTATATCGCTGATCGAACCGCGAAGTATGGCGTGTGCGATCTCGTCCATACCCGTAGCTTCGCCGTTGATTATTACCACCCTGGCGCCTGCTTCCCTTGCCGTGGGGACAATTCCGGCTATGGGATAGACCGTCAGCGTGCTGCCGATCGCGAGCATTAGATCACAGTCGAGGGCCGCACGCTGGGCTCGTGCCAGGTCTTCCTCGACCAGTCCCTGCCCGAAGCTGATCGTGGCCGACTTGAGTATGCCGGCGCACAATGGGCAGGCAGGGTCGAGCTCGCCCGCGCGCACCCTGTCAAAGGTGGTCTCTATGTCGGTCCTGTCGCCGCAGGCCATGCAGATCGCCTCGCGCATCGTGCCGTGGATCTCGATGACCTTGTCTGCGGAATTACCCGCCTGCTGGTGAAAGCCATCTACATTCTGAGTCACCAGGGCGAGCAGTTTGCCGCTCAGCTCGAGCTCAACCAACGCGTTGTGCCCGGCGTTGGGTTCTCGCTCTGTTCCCATCTGCTCAAGTTTCCACTGCCAGGCTTTTTTCCTCACCTCGGGATCGGACATGTAGTTGTCGATGGTGGCCATCTTTTCGGCCTCGGGGTCTCGGGTCCACAAGCCTTGTGGACCTCGAAAATCAGGGATACCGGAGGCAGTGGAAATGCCCGCGCCGGTAAGAACGGCGACGCGTTCAGCATCGGAAATCCAGTTTCTCACCGTATTAAAGCGCTGATGAGCATCCACGGGGAAAATCACATCACAGTCGTCTTGCGAAATCCTGCCCGGGTGGTCGGTATTGCCTTGACCGAGATGGTTCGAGTTGGATAACTTACTTGTAACGGCTTCCTAACAGCGCGGTAAAGGAGAAAAACATGGCAGCTAACTCATCACTCGAGAACAGGCTTGGCGAGATCAGCAAGGACCGGCGGCTGACCCTGGTGGACTTGTCTGATTTGACGGGGATTTCTTACTCGACAGTCAGGCGCATGGTTGTAGAGGGGACAGACCCGCCACTGGGCAACGCGCTGTCTATGAGCCGTGTGCTGGGGCTTCCTTTGAGAGAGCTCTACTGCATTGCGACGGCCCACGAAGAGCTGGTTGCGCTTGGGAAGGTCGGCCTTGCCTTTGACGGGCCGCTGCTGGCCGCGGGTGTGGCCGGGGCGGGGCTCTATATGAACGGAGCCGGCAGTGCTGGCGATTGCTGAGAATCACGGATTCTAGGGTTACAGGTGGTTAGTCGACCAAGGGGGGGGGACCTTGGGTTTGATGGGAAAGCGGAAGGGGAGAGGAGTAATAATATGCCGGGTACAACAGTTACAAATCTGATTTCGAAGATGCTGTACGATCGCGGTTGGACTGACGGCGAGCTCGCGAGACGCACCGGCTTATCGCGGCCGCGCATCAATCGCCTGAAGAACCGCAGGGCTCAACCCTCGGTTCGCGAAGCGCTGCTGCTCAGTGACGCGCTGGGTGTTGAGGTCGAGCAACTTTTCAGCCTTGAGCAAGCGTCGGAAGATCTGCTCATGGCGGTTCCGCTCGCATCGTTCCGCTCGCACAGCGGATAGTGTTCATCTGATCGCGCTTTTTTGATCCGGGTTTCCTGGAGACAGTCCGGGGATCTCGTTGCTGGGTGCCGGCGGGGTTCCGGTGGGGGGTTCCCACTTGATCGGATGGCAGCTATGCTGCCGCTCATGATTCGTTTGGCGTTAGGTTCCATCGCTCTTGCCTTGATATTACTTCCACCTGTTGCGCTGGCCGCGCGCGAGCCCTGCGAGTTGAATGACTCCCAACGTCTACCCTGGTTTGGCGATCTTCACGTTCACACCGCGTTGTCCCTGGACGCGGCGACGCAGGGCACGCGAGGGCGGCCGGTTGACGCCTACCGTTTCGCACGTGGGGGTACGCTCGGCATCCAGCCCTACGATGCTTCGGGCGCGCCGATGAGAGAGATAACGCTGGAGAGGCCTTTGGATTTCGCCGCGGTTACCGACCACGCCGAGCTGTTCGGTGAGCTCAGAATCTGCGAAACGCCGGGAATGGCGGGGCACAATTCGTTCGTGTGCCGATTGTTTCGCCACTGGCCCCGGGCTGCTTATTACCTGATGAACAACAAGGCGATGGCTTCTGAGAGCCCGAAACGCTTCGGGTTCTGTGGCGAGGATGCCGGTGGCTGCAAACGGGCGATGTTGAGTAGTTGGAGCGAGGTCCAAGCGGCAGCCGAGCAGTATTACGATCGCAGTTCGGCCTGTTCTTTTACCAGCTTCGTCGGCTACGAGTGGACCGGAAGTCCCAACGGGAGGAACCTGCATCGGAACATTATTTTTGGTAGTTCCGAGGTGCCCGGCGAGCCGGCCAGCTATGTTGACGCGCCTTCGCCGCGGCTTTTGTGGAACGCGCTCGAGCGTGACTGTCTCAACACCGGCAAGGGCTGCTCGGTCGTCTCCATTCCCCATAACTCCAACTTGAGCGGTGGGCTGATGTTTCCCACAGAAGGGCCCGACGGCGAAGCCATGACAGCTGACTATGCTAAGCGACGCGCGGATTTTGAACCGCTGGTCGAGATGATGCAGCACAAGGGCGACTCGGAGTGCCGTATAGGAGCTGGCGAGGCTGACGAGTACTGCGGGTTCGAAAAACTGCCCTACGATGATTTCATTGGCAACACGTTTCCCTGGTTGAGGCGCGAGGCCGGGCCTATGAGTTTTGTCCGGAACGCTTTGCTGCACGGCCTTGTGGTCGAAGATTCAACAGGGCAGAACCCCTACCGCTTTGGTTTGATCGGCGGCACCGATACTCACCTCGCGGCAGCAGGCGCGGCCGAGGAGACCTCGTTTCCCGGCCACGGCGGCGCAGGTAAGCCCGCCGGCAGTGACCTCGCGCCGGGGCTACCCGACAATATAGAGAACAACCCCGGGGGCCTCGTGGTTCTATGGGCCGAAGAGAATTCGCGCCCCGCACTCTTTGCCGCGCTGCGAAGGCGTGAGACCTACGCGACCAGCGGTCCGCGTATTATCCTGCGGCTCTTTGCTGCTTGGGAACTCGCCGACGACATGTGCGAAGACGAGGGTTTTGCGCGGGAAGGTTACTCCTCCGGTGTGCCGATGGGAGGGGTTCTTGCATCTTTTCCCGGGGGGACGTCGGCGCCGGTGATTGCTGTCTCCGCGATGGCTGATCCTGGTACGGCGGCCCGGCCGGGCACCGGTCTGCAGGTCCTGCAGCTGGTAAAAGGCTGGCTGGGCAAGGATGGCAAGCCGCACAGCCGGGTAGTCGACGTGGCCGGGGATAGGGACAACGGTGCTCTTGTGGACACGGACAGCTGCGAGGCCTCGGGCCCCGGGTCGGGTAGCCTCTGCTCTGTCTGGCGAGACCCGGACTTCGATCCTTCCGTGCCCACTTTCTACTACGCCAGGGTAATAGAAAACCCTGTTTGTCGCTGGAGCACAGTGTTGTGCAATCAGGCCGACATCGACTGTGCTGCCGACGGGGAGATTGCCGAAGCTTACAGCGGCTGCTGCGATTCTTCATACCCCCGGGTTATACAGGAGCGGGCGTGGAGTTCGCCGGTGTGGTATAAGCCGGATTCACGAGGGACGTCCGCTCAGGCGAAAACAGGAGAAGCGAGATGATTGTCGTTACCAACCGAATTGCTGTTGCCAGTGGTTACGAAGAAGAGTTCGAGGACCGCTTTCGCAAACGGGCGGGCCTTATAGATAGCGAACCCGGTTTTATTAATAACCGGGTAGAGCGGCCGGTGCTCAAACGTTTCGATCACGCCAGCGGTGGCTGGACCGAGACCAGCGAACAACAGTACTACCTGGTGCAGACCACCTGGCGTAATGAAGAAGATTTCTGGAACTGGACGAGGAGCGCGTCCTTCCGGGAAGCGCACTCTAATCGACCACCGAAAGAGATGTTCGCTGCCCCCAATGTTCTCGAAATCCACGAGATCGTTCTCGATACGGATTCGCGCTCGGAGTAGTGGCTGCTTGCATGCGTCTTGTCCCCCGGTAGGGGGGGGGCAAACGCTACTGCGTGGCTTCGGGTTTTTCGAGTCATACCCTTTGTCCCCCCCCCTTAAGCGGGGGAGATTCCTTTTTTAGCTCGCGGATTCCTTCTTTGCCGCACTGAAGTCTGCCTAACTGGTTCTCAAGGACCCCACGGGCAATGAACCATCGATACCAGTTTTTCCTGGCGGCCGTGCTGCTGTGCGCGTTCGCCCAACCGGCGGCAGCACAGGTTCCCGTATCAAGTGCTGCTGAACTCTGCGCGCCAACGGCCGACCCCTGTGTTATTAACTCGCCCGTTGTGGTCGCTGCTGGTGCGGCGCTGGACCTGGGTAAGCGGACGTTACTGGTCTCCCCGGGAGGATCCCTGGAGTTCGGCGCTGGTATGGCAAGCGTTACCTGTGGCGAGTTTCGCCTCGAGACCCCTGGGGCGCTTGCGCTCAAGGCTCGCGGTTTCAGCGGTATTGGAGGACAGGTGACCGTCAGCGCCAGGCGCAGCTGTTCGCTGGCGAGCGCGTTGTTTTGCCTCGTTGACAGCGAGTGCCAATCGCAAGGCGCGGGCACATGTACGCTGGGCAGTGGAAATATCGTCATCGGTGGCCGAGTGGCGGGAAACGCACCCACGCCGGCATTTCTCTCCCTCGTGGCGGCCGGGGATGTAACGATAAGCGAGCTAATAAACCTCAACGGAACCACCACAGCTTCGGACGGGGGGACCTTGGACATCGTGGCCATTGGGAAGGTGGACGTGCTCGCCCGGATACAAGCCAGTTCCGGTGCCGATGGCAACGGAGGCGAATTGGTGATCGGCGCCGGCAGCAGCGTTAATCTTCTGGCCTTGGTAGATGTGAAGGGGGGAGATTTTGACGGTGGCCTCATCGACGTCAATTCGGGGGGCGACATAAACATAACAGCCAGCCTCCTGGCTTCTTCTGGGGCTGGCGAGGGTTTCGGTGGGGATATAACACTGAGTGCCAGTGGTGATATTTCAATGGACGGCGGCAGCGCCGCTTCACCGGTCGTACTTGATACCGATGGCCACGGGAGCGTCGGCATTGGTGGAGACGGGGGCAGCCAGGATCTTAGCGCTGGAGGAGATATCTACGTTGGTCCTTTTGTAAAACTCACCGCGAG includes the following:
- a CDS encoding segregation/condensation protein A: MKVDSYRVNMDAFEGPLDLLLHLVKTNEVDIYHLPLSDITDQYLAYLEMFEELDLDVAGEYLLMAATLMHIKSRLLLPRDDEDEEEEEDPVQDLVGQLAEYQRYREAADTLRDRALIDRDVFRRAASPPPRNEAEDPGFAQVELPDLLEGLRRVLARAAARIPHLVESEEYHVADAVREMLGRLDEVESLTFDELFGDSPTRGLVIATFIGLLELMKMGIIQAMQDEGSPEIRVSSTGHDHDDRLYALLDTYGPRAHEKEGNDAEVEKEQQLDG
- the scpB gene encoding SMC-Scp complex subunit ScpB, with translation MDPGPTRKKATMRKLKRSNSLMAEESTIEELNPGESGPADVSAEDVPVEEDATLKGDEAGTGDDSPSTQGSWPVDRLKPLVEALVFASGEAINAGRLAKAVRGASRQEVTAALQELQAECEARGVRLVEVAGGWQYRTAAEHAEPVRRLFKERPYRLSRAAVETLTVVAYKQPTTRQGIEGVRGVDSGGVLENLVEKRLIRIAGRLDVPGRPLVYETTKDFLELFGLKDLAAMPRLAELGDEMLMLADKAEFEQGAADEAAVLPLEPGDEVTDDAPPAGTVSTEQATESDDEIKETSEKD
- a CDS encoding rRNA pseudouridine synthase, whose amino-acid sequence is MRLLPARFQPNRRPRAMTKSKKPLKKTDPAEKGGSGGRLRLHVYIARAGIASRREAEKMMLLGDVTVNGKVITEPGSTVLPGKDHVKVNGRLIAGPHRLEYYAYHKPTGCVSTMKDTRGRFCIGDVVQTLGSPVVPVGRLDLNSSGLLLLTNDGELAVRLMHPSYEIEKVYRVKVNPPPKQRQLDRLLNGVSLGDGMARAERIRRVGRGETKVWLEVTVAEGRKHVVRRMMEEVGLRVDKLKRVVMGPLKLGRQVIDSVRRLEHKEIKALRAAADLD
- a CDS encoding NAD-dependent deacetylase, with protein sequence MDAHQRFNTVRNWISDAERVAVLTGAGISTASGIPDFRGPQGLWTRDPEAEKMATIDNYMSDPEVRKKAWQWKLEQMGTEREPNAGHNALVELELSGKLLALVTQNVDGFHQQAGNSADKVIEIHGTMREAICMACGDRTDIETTFDRVRAGELDPACPLCAGILKSATISFGQGLVEEDLARAQRAALDCDLMLAIGSTLTVYPIAGIVPTAREAGARVVIINGEATGMDEIAHAILRGSISDILPPLLSAVG
- a CDS encoding XRE family transcriptional regulator produces the protein MAANSSLENRLGEISKDRRLTLVDLSDLTGISYSTVRRMVVEGTDPPLGNALSMSRVLGLPLRELYCIATAHEELVALGKVGLAFDGPLLAAGVAGAGLYMNGAGSAGDC
- a CDS encoding XRE family transcriptional regulator: MPGTTVTNLISKMLYDRGWTDGELARRTGLSRPRINRLKNRRAQPSVREALLLSDALGVEVEQLFSLEQASEDLLMAVPLASFRSHSG
- a CDS encoding DUF3604 domain-containing protein, encoding MAAMLPLMIRLALGSIALALILLPPVALAAREPCELNDSQRLPWFGDLHVHTALSLDAATQGTRGRPVDAYRFARGGTLGIQPYDASGAPMREITLERPLDFAAVTDHAELFGELRICETPGMAGHNSFVCRLFRHWPRAAYYLMNNKAMASESPKRFGFCGEDAGGCKRAMLSSWSEVQAAAEQYYDRSSACSFTSFVGYEWTGSPNGRNLHRNIIFGSSEVPGEPASYVDAPSPRLLWNALERDCLNTGKGCSVVSIPHNSNLSGGLMFPTEGPDGEAMTADYAKRRADFEPLVEMMQHKGDSECRIGAGEADEYCGFEKLPYDDFIGNTFPWLRREAGPMSFVRNALLHGLVVEDSTGQNPYRFGLIGGTDTHLAAAGAAEETSFPGHGGAGKPAGSDLAPGLPDNIENNPGGLVVLWAEENSRPALFAALRRRETYATSGPRIILRLFAAWELADDMCEDEGFAREGYSSGVPMGGVLASFPGGTSAPVIAVSAMADPGTAARPGTGLQVLQLVKGWLGKDGKPHSRVVDVAGDRDNGALVDTDSCEASGPGSGSLCSVWRDPDFDPSVPTFYYARVIENPVCRWSTVLCNQADIDCAADGEIAEAYSGCCDSSYPRVIQERAWSSPVWYKPDSRGTSAQAKTGEAR
- a CDS encoding antibiotic biosynthesis monooxygenase, which produces MIVVTNRIAVASGYEEEFEDRFRKRAGLIDSEPGFINNRVERPVLKRFDHASGGWTETSEQQYYLVQTTWRNEEDFWNWTRSASFREAHSNRPPKEMFAAPNVLEIHEIVLDTDSRSE